A stretch of DNA from Salmo trutta chromosome 12, fSalTru1.1, whole genome shotgun sequence:
TTAATCTAAACCGAGCAGGACTTTCCATTGACAAACTTCACTGTCTATTCAGCAGAAGGTATCTGCCAGTAAACCACAACCATTAGAGAGAAAGTTTATGGCATAACCGATTTCTAAAATGTGATTAAAACCAGATGGGAGCGGAGATTGTATGAGGCAGAGGGTTTTACGGTATCACACAAAAGCGTGTTTTTAAAGCAGAGTTTCATGTCCTGccatctaaaaaaatatataactttaGTGCTGCACATCTCTTTAGcaaaaaacaggaatgatgtgtCTCTAAAAATGATATGTATTGCTGCCTATCTGCTAATCCCTTGACCTGATTTAATTACAGAAAACCCCAAAACTCTTACCACACATAAATCAATATTTTCAATCTATTGTTGAAATGTGTTTGAAGAATCATGGAAAGGAATAAAACTGATTGCACACAGGGAAAATGGCTTAAGCAATCTTCAGCAAGAAATGCAACAAACCATCTATACAAAAGGAGTACAAGGTAAAGCCTTTACACCCATATACTTCATAGAAAAAAGGAACTTCAATGAAGGACCAATTCACTCTTTCAGATCATAATCCTTGGTGCCAATCAATAGATGCCAACAGAAAGTGCCAACCCTGTAATAACTATGAACCACTTATCAATCGTATTACTCACTTCTTGCCTCaccttttgtgtgtgtctgtgtgtgttttctcagcATCTTACACTACGGAGGCAAGAGAGTATCATGTCTGTTAGTCATGCGTAGAGGCTTATTTGATATAatgaatggagggagggatgtagaAGATGCGATGGGAGGGTAATTACTTTAATGGCTGCAAAAGCTCCTGTTCAAAACACCTTTGCGCACGATGGTTGATTATGGATGGTCATTTCAGCTTTCTGATGAAAACGCAGAGCTCTTAGTCCATGGGCTTGACTGATAATAGCATGACCAGAAATGTGTCAGAACAATGAAGTACTGAAATACATTGTCCAAGCCTTCAGTTCTGGGCTTCAATTCATGGAAACAGTGGTATTTGTTAAACGCACCACAAAAAGCAAGATGAAGACAACAGAGGGTCAGAGGTTATACAGTATGATGTATAGAAAGATAGCAACTCAGTTCACAAGAGAAATGACCAAGAGGAAAACCAGAAATATCAAGAAAACAAACTGAGCTATGAGTATTTTCTACTTTATTCGAAGACTCAAACAAGATAACTCACTAATTTCTCCTCTCACTCATTTCTGTGCTCAATTAAGTCAGTTGACATGACACAGTAAAAGCATCTTAACTAAGCTTAAGTGTctgtaaattgaaataaatgaattccAACTCCTAAAAAGAAGcaattaaataaatgaaacatgctATATAGATCAAATCAGGCACAAAGAAATTCCACTGAAACTTCTATTGTAACCTTGTCATGCTTTATGTACTGTGCTTCACTGTACAGTAGTGTTGTTACTCAAAGGAAAAATGTGACCTTCCTATTCACAGCTAAGCACTTAGCAAAGCCATTCAGTCAGTGTGTGGTAGGCAAATTCATTCATGAATTGCATGTAGAGCACCTCTACTTCTTGGGAATACTGTAAGCTAAGTTCTCGTTGTAAAGGAGCCACTTTCACCAACATCCAGTCCCATACAGTATTATTTCTCTATGAAACGGTAAAATGTCAGGTGTAATAAAAGTTGAGTAGTCAATCTACGTTAAAACCACCAAATCTGATGGTATTTtaatgtaaacatgttttattttacctttatttaactaggcaagtcagttaagaacaaattcttatttacaccggccaaacctagacgccgctgggccaattgtgcgccgccctatgggactcccaaacacggccggttgtgatacagcctggattcaaaccagggtgtctgtagtgacgcctctagccctgagatgcagtgccttagaccactgtgccactcaggagccccgtTTTACTGTGCTCTTCTATATTTCACTTGATGATATAGCATATTAACAATACAGAGCATACAACTTTTCATGGGAAGGAATGCCACACGTTTGCTACAGCACAAGGCCCATAATCAAACCTGCACTCAGACCACAACATAGAAAGAAATGATTACGACCTTCAAATTAAAGTACACAACGGAATCCATTTTGGTCAAACTCCCACACTACATTCTCAGCACTACTAGCTAGTTCTGTTGAATATAGTGTTTTATCGTTTGAATTCATACTCCGCtcttgacttaaaaaaaaaaaaactgtactgGGGTCTTGCTGTTCTGTAGAGTTTTAGTAAACACTGCACTGGAACATGACTTTGCAAACCTTTTTTATGAATAGATTATAAAGAAATAGTCAAAATTAGCCATACATCATGTTTGCATAAGTACAAAATATTTTTAAGAATCTAACAGCTTCAAATAATGTATCTAAAATACTATCTTCGGTAAATGATGAGCCAAAATGCCACTACAGGTAGACTATATTTAAAGTACAATGGCCAGtattaaaatatataaaattaAACAAAGCAAACAAAGGTAAAGATATGCAGCATGGTAGTATATACATTaatagtgtgtactgtatgtggtccTACTGCTTTAAACACAACAATCAAAAACCTTCTGAGTCAATTCAAAACTTCTGATTTCTTTCAAAAGATGGAAGTAACTACTTTGATAAGCACAAACCCAGCTGTCATACATTCAATACATCAATATTCTGATCCTTCATGTAGTAGTTGCAAGTGAATCCAAGTAGACTTCAAACGGTGTTGGCCCGGAATGACATGGGTAAGAACAATTCAACATGGCAATGACTCAGCAATAGGACGGCATAATCAATAATTAATTAAGTTAACCTTCAATAATACTGAAATATATCTGTCTTTTCATATCCAAACACTTTACAACATACTGTGCTGTACTTGTGTTTCAGTGAGCCTTCAGCAGGACAAAGCTACCACAGGTGTGCTCTCCCTATTAGATGCATCGTGTTTGCCATGAAATACACATCTAAACAGGGCATTTGCTCGATTGATACGTCGACATAACTGAATGAACGGTGAAGTACCAGTCTTTATTCCACATTTCTGTATTTGGTGAAGAGATTGTAGAGTACCCTCAGAGTAGACTTCAGGTCACAGTTCACAATATCTGCCAAAAGATCAGAAAAAAAACAAAGGCAGACTTTAGTCTGGGAAACATTTACAAGAAAAACATCTAAATGACCCAGATTCAGAGCTGCGATGTACACGCTGTATGATACCTTCTTCAAACATCTCCTGTTATTGGAACCAGCTCCTGTTGCTAGCTACTGCATACTTAAGACACAACACCTATAAGATCTGCATTAGCCCATTACATCCAGTGAGGCACAACTGGCCACTTTTATCTACGCTAGAAAAACAGATGTTGCCTGAGCCCCATGCCTCAATGAAGCTGTTATGATTGCAGTGTGCTTTAAGTAGGCTTATTGCTATAATTTGGCATGCAACCACCTTTAAATCAAAGCTAAAGGGGAACACTTAATGTTACAGCCCAATGCAGTCATCATGGGCCACTCACTGGTGCTTGACCGTACCATTAAAACTATTACAGGCCTCAGTTCAATTAACACAACGGTCACATGGTTATACCCAGGGGATAAAAGTAATCaaatagggtggcaggtagcctagcggttaaaagcGTTGgggcagtaactgaaaggttgctggttcgaatccctaagctgacaaggtgaaaaatcttttGATTTGCAATTGAGCAAAGCAGTGCCTGTAattcgctttggataagagtgtctgctgaatgactaaaattgAAATAtgtgcactctctctctgttgttatgATTAGAAGGCATGCTCtgattatatatagtgttgagtgAATACTGCCCCAAGGGAAAAACATTGACACCATATTTTTTGGTTTAATCCCGAAAGACAAAATGTTGAAATTCTGCTGTCACGTCTTTCTTTCAGAAACAATGTACGTGTACAAAATGAAGGCCCTCACCCTCTGCCCGTGGCTTGGGTTTCTCCAGGCCTCCATCTTGCATCAACTCAAAGGAGAAAGCCACATTGTGCACCTATATGGGAAAAGAGATCAGCATGAGCCAGTCCAGTAAGCAGCTCACTGTAAACTATTTGTAAGAGATGAAAACGAGTCCGATTTACAATGTAGCCTACCTTTTGGTCAAAATGCTCTGGCGTTAGGAAGAAGTTGAAGAGAGCAACAAAGTAGCCCTCAAGCAGTCCCATCAGCAACACCAGGTACACGCCATCAGCAAACTTGTAGAAGCAAACATGACAGGTAGAACAACATACTAATAATGACCATGTTCATCATCAAATCATAAGCAGGTATATTAAAAGGGAAACAAAGTAATCTCACCTGTGTGTCCAATTCAGACACCTCCAGGTTCAACTTGTTCAAGTGCTTGTTCACAAAGGTGTTCAGAGTCTGCAAGTAGGGCAGGTATTCAGTCAATTTAAATGTTACACAAACAACGAAAACCTTCTATTTTTCGAATTAGGATGGAGACTTGCCTTTTTCACCACATTCAGCTTGTCTGGTGCATAGTCAAACAAGGTGTCAAACGCATCTCGGTCTGAAATTTAATAGAAGTTAAATGATTACAATAACAGAATGTTCATTTTAGTAATACAGAAGTAATAAAATAGTAATAATGTAATGGCTAATTAACTAAAATCAATGCATGGTAATATGACACTTTTTAAAATTTTATTAGAACAAAGTGAAAATGCTTACCATGTCTTCCTGATAAAGCCCTGCAAGAGAAGAGAACAAAGTATTTCAGCACTGGTATCGTACTGTGTAATCACAGCACTGTAGAAAGACAGACGAAACAGACAAGTTCAAATGagaagaaaaaataaactaggACTTTGTTTAAACTGGAAAATATTAACTGAATGCAGATGGTCTAATCAAGACGGCCAGGCAGGAAGACAAACAAAGAGATTTGCGTTGTGGTTCCATCCCAGGAACGGTCCGATCAAACGCTGTGTGGTGGGCCTTCCTGGTGGACATGTGCCCGGGAGGCAGTGGCTTGTCTTCACGGTCCAATCTTCCCCGGCAGAGACATGCTTCAGCAGCTGCTGCCCCTCGCAGGACAACAGCCCAGGGCCCCCTCCCTCTTATCTCCAGAGCTGATTTGCACCCGTTGGACCACTATTAATCAGATGCAGCTTCATAAAGCAGTGGTGTGGCTGGCAGGAGCAGAACCcccgaaccccccccccccctcactaaATCTGCCCATTAGCATGGGGCTCCAACTGTCCATATCGGCCCCCCAAGGAGTTGGCGTGTCCGCATTGTCTTTCCGCTTTAACGCGAGACCAAGAGAGGCCGTTCCATTCCCCTAATCAGTCCCTCAATAGTTCCAACTGCTTCAATGCCCAGTGGACTCATTTGCTGACTGATTTGTGAACAGATATTTACAGACATGTGATTTGCCCTATAATCACCTTGTTTTGAATGACCGTTCCAAGGCAGAGTACATGATTGTGTTCGGTTCTCGTCCCTCATACTTATACCTCCATTAATTAACATAATCTTCACGGCCAAGTTTCTAAGGCCTTCTTTCCGTAAACATTGGCATTCATTTTCTTGGCTGCCTCTATAAACAAGTTTCAGACATTTTCTCTTCATACCCTGAGAGTCTGATAAATGCCTTGTGGAAGACAGGACAAGTTGGGTAGTTTCATCCAGACATCTGTACATAGTTAGTTAAAAAGGATGACAGTGAAGACATACTCCGTGTTCCCTGTGATCTCTTCCTGAACCTGGCGAGACTGCAGGATCCCCTCCCGTTTCTGTGGGGAAAAACAGACAATTATGACATTTgacaaaaatgtttgttttttcaggATTTCCCTTTTCATAGTACAAAATGTATCAGGAAAGAACTGTACCTGTACAACCACAACTTGAATGGACACATGATCAGGTAGGCGGATGGGGGCGCGGCAGTGCTGAGACAGAGCCACCAATAAATGGAGAATGGCCACGATGCTTTTAGCATGGACAGCTAGGGGAGAACATAGGAAAGGAAAGAGGGAAGGAATGAGAGGAATGTTATAGTACATCCACCGACATTGTCATTAAACAGATGATGCACACACTGGTGCACTGGAGCAGGGTTAAGATAAGAAGAAATGCAATTTTTTTTCTCACAATTATCAAGATAGGTGACTCTCAGCTTTCACAATGCCAAGTTGAAGGTTAAACAAAGGTCAAAAACAAAATGATAAACTCAATGTCATGTACAAACTGGTAGAAGTAGAAGTAATGTGCCTTTGTTAGAAACTGTAACAACCCATTCCAATCTTGTTGTCTGTAGTGTCATAGCGATTCAAGTGACTGATACAACAAGCTGCAAATTACAACTTCTTGAAAGATAGAATTCCAAAATAAATGTCAAATATGATAATTTACcacaaaaaaatattacatttactatTTAGAGAACCTGTATGGGAGGATAAGAGTGAAAAACAAAGGGATTAGCTGTCCTTTGATCACAGTCAAAAACAATCCTATTGATTTCCTCAAGGTGCTTTTAGATAATCTACAAAGGATAAAAAGAAAATTCAACTGCAATTTAAGAGAATTAGAGGGTTACAATACACCAAAGAATAATAAACCAATGTGAAAAAAACATAGCTTCAGCATATCCTtaaaaatattgaaaaaaaaatggaattgaAAAAGGAAACAAGACTGAGTACCGTGACCTCCCACCACTTGAGACAGACTCTATGGTCGTAATGTCAGAGGGTCATAATGTCAGAGGGTCATAATGTCAGAGGGTCGTAATGTCAGAGGGTCGTAATGTCAGAGGGTCGTAATGTCAGAGGGTCGTAATGTCAGAGGGTCATAATGTCAGAGGGTCATAATGTCAGAGGGTCATAATGTCAGAGGGTCAGCACGGTGCAGATTGGTCCAATGTGAACtttctctgtgcctctctgtcaCCCAACAAAATGACCAAACAAACATGGTAAAAAAAGAACATTATCTTATTACATCACCTTTACATTGTCTTTTACACACACCATTggcataataataattataattgtgATCAACACATTccaaaaaaaacatgaacaaattaATAGAATAGCAGGAATTCGAATGAAACAGTGCTCTGTGAAACATGTCACCTACAGTCAATGGTCCATTTGATGTTTCTGATTGAGACCTTCAGAGTGTCGTTGATCTTCTCCAGAACTGTCTGCAGCTTCTGCTTCTGGGCTATCTCAGACTGGGTCACCTCAGCCACATTCAGCCTCTCACCCTCCAGCTTCTctgtaatacaaaaataaataaatgttttattgtcacatacaatGAGAACACAGGGAGGACCATCAA
This window harbors:
- the LOC115203058 gene encoding alpha-parvin gives rise to the protein MASSPQKSPSSPKSPTPKSPPSRKKDDSFLGKLGGTLARRKKAKEVSELQEEGMNAINLPLSPIPFELDPEDTMLEENEVRTMVDPNSRNDPKLQELMKVLIDWINDVLVGERIIVKDLAEDLYDGQVLQKLFEKLEGERLNVAEVTQSEIAQKQKLQTVLEKINDTLKVSIRNIKWTIDSVHAKSIVAILHLLVALSQHCRAPIRLPDHVSIQVVVVQKREGILQSRQVQEEITGNTEALSGRHDRDAFDTLFDYAPDKLNVVKKTLNTFVNKHLNKLNLEVSELDTQFADGVYLVLLMGLLEGYFVALFNFFLTPEHFDQKVHNVAFSFELMQDGGLEKPKPRAEDIVNCDLKSTLRVLYNLFTKYRNVE